GAAGGCCTTCACGACCCGCACGTCCGGTCCCGCCGCCTCGGCGATCTGCTCGGCGGCGGAGGTGCCGGGGGCGACGACGAGCGAGTCGAGGGAGGCGTCGACGGGGTTGCTGATGTCGATCAGTACCTTGCCGCTCAGCTGCGGGCCGTAGGACGCGGCGAGCTGTTTGGCGGCGTCGAAGGGGACGGCGAGAACCACGATGTCCGCGCTCTGCACGGCGGATTCGTCGGCGGCGGCTATCCGGCCCTCGCCGGGTCCCTGCCCGCGCAGTTCGTCGACGAGTCGTACGGCCTTGCTGGGGTCCTTGGCGGTGATGGTGACCGAGTGGCTGCCGGCCAGAGCGCGGGTGGCGATGCCACGGGCCATGTTGCCGGCACCGATGATGGTGATCTGCATGGGAGTGGTGTCCTTTCCTGCCGCGCTTGCCCGCTGTCAGACGTGGACCCGCACCACGTTGAACGGGAGCTTCGGGTCGGTGATCTGGAACTGGAAGTTGACGATCAGCAGGTCGTGGCCGTCGACGGCGGCCGTGGAGGGGCTGTGCATGCCGCGGCCGTGGACCGTGCGCATGAGCTTGGCCTTGGTGCAGTCGTGGCTGAGCTTGAGGATGCTGATCTGGCCCTCGGGGTGGTCGAGTTCGGTGACGGCGGTGAGGGTGTCGCCCTTCAGCAGCAGGCCGTCGCCGGAGACGCCATGGGCGCCGCCGAGGTCGATCGGGACGACCTGGTGAGTGCGGATGTCGACGCGGTAGAAGGCGTAGTCGTTGTAGTCGGAGAGCAGGACGTAGCGGCCGTCGCCGGTGACCACCAGGCCGTTGCCGTTGAAGCCGTCGTCGTAGACCATCGGGGAGTGCGTCAGGTCGACGCCCACGTGCAGCGGTTGCTGGACCTGCTTGCTCTTCAGCTCGGCGGCGGTGATGTGCCACAGCGCGGGGTGGATGGAGTCGGAGATGTAGGCGTCGCCGTTGGGGGCGAGGGCGACGTCGTTGAGGAAGGTGTCGGTGCGGCCGGTGTCGAACACGTGCAGCAGGGCGCGGGTTCGGGTGTCGTAGACGAAGACCTTGCCGGTGGCGCCGCCGGCGACGACGAGACGTCCGGCGCGGTCCGTCTTCATGCCGGCGACGGAGGCACGTCCGTCCTGGCCACCGGGCAGGAACACCTTGGTCGCACTGTGGTGGACGTCGCCGCGGTAGATGGTGCCATCGGTGGTGCTGCCGACATAGAAGTACGGCGTGCCCTGCTGGCGGGCGATGCCCTCGGGATAGGTCTTGTCACCGGGGAGTGTGTAACTGGTCGGCAGCGGTTCCCGGTGATGCCAGGCGGCGGCATGGTGCGGGTCGCTGCTGGAGGCCGCCAGGGCCGGGGCGGCGCCACCCAGGACGAGGAGGGAGGCGACCGCTGCGGCGGCGGCACGGGAACGGGGGAGGCGGGTGTGAGACATGACGGATCTCCGTGCACGAGTGCGTGAGCGAATAAGAGGAAGTGATCAACAAACTCGGGGCGTTGCGCAGAGGGGAGGCGGGCCGCGCGAACTGCCCCGGATCCGCGCGGCGCGGGCGGCACATGCCTACGGCGTTCAGCTGCCGACGGGGAAGAGGGAGCGGTTGGCGATGTCGATGATGAACGGGCCGATGTGGGCGGGGTACCGGTCGACGATGGCCTTCTTGTAGGCGTCGCCGTCATCACCGAGCAGTTCGCGTGCGTCGCTGAGGTAGCGGCGGACGTCCTCGTAGACCTCTGGGCCGGTGGGCAGGCCGTGACCGGCGAGGATCGTGTCGTAGCCGGACTCGGCGGCCAGTGCGTCGACGGCCTGCTGCCAGCCGGTGATGTCGTTGTTGCCGAGGTAGAGGTGGACGTCGTTGTAGACGAGGTCCTGGGCGACCAGAACACGCTGCTCGGGCAGCTTGATGAGCAGTTCGTCGGTGGCCTCGCCGCCGGAGACGGCCTCGAAGACGAACGGGACGCCGTCGATGACCTCGGTGCCCTGGGCGATGTCCACGGACGGGGTGAAGTCGCTGAGGGGGATGACCTGGCCGGTGGGCAGGTTGCTGTCGCCGCGCGCGATGATCTGCTCGCGCACCTGGGGCAGCGCGTGGACGGGCACGCCGAAGCGGGCGGCGCCGTTGTAGTGGTCGGGGTGCGCGTGGGTGACGATGAGGCGGTCGATCGGCTTGCCGAGGCCCTGGGCGTAGGCGACGGCCTCGTCGGCGTAGGCGGGGATCAGCTGGGCGTCGATCGCGATGACGCGGGCCGGGGTCTCGATCAGCTGGGTGGTGGTGTGGAAGGTGTCCGCCGGCGACATGTAGCTGTGGATGCGCACCGCGCCCTT
This genomic stretch from Streptomyces deccanensis harbors:
- a CDS encoding NADPH-dependent F420 reductase — protein: MQITIIGAGNMARGIATRALAGSHSVTITAKDPSKAVRLVDELRGQGPGEGRIAAADESAVQSADIVVLAVPFDAAKQLAASYGPQLSGKVLIDISNPVDASLDSLVVAPGTSAAEQIAEAAGPDVRVVKAFNTTFATTLVTGAVNGTPLDVFVASDDEAARKQVADVVASGGLNPVDVGALKHARELEGFQLLHMALQISEAGHGWASTIKIVAP
- a CDS encoding SMP-30/gluconolactonase/LRE family protein codes for the protein MSHTRLPRSRAAAAAVASLLVLGGAAPALAASSSDPHHAAAWHHREPLPTSYTLPGDKTYPEGIARQQGTPYFYVGSTTDGTIYRGDVHHSATKVFLPGGQDGRASVAGMKTDRAGRLVVAGGATGKVFVYDTRTRALLHVFDTGRTDTFLNDVALAPNGDAYISDSIHPALWHITAAELKSKQVQQPLHVGVDLTHSPMVYDDGFNGNGLVVTGDGRYVLLSDYNDYAFYRVDIRTHQVVPIDLGGAHGVSGDGLLLKGDTLTAVTELDHPEGQISILKLSHDCTKAKLMRTVHGRGMHSPSTAAVDGHDLLIVNFQFQITDPKLPFNVVRVHV
- a CDS encoding MBL fold metallo-hydrolase; this encodes MNGTVTVLDKGAVRIHSYMSPADTFHTTTQLIETPARVIAIDAQLIPAYADEAVAYAQGLGKPIDRLIVTHAHPDHYNGAARFGVPVHALPQVREQIIARGDSNLPTGQVIPLSDFTPSVDIAQGTEVIDGVPFVFEAVSGGEATDELLIKLPEQRVLVAQDLVYNDVHLYLGNNDITGWQQAVDALAAESGYDTILAGHGLPTGPEVYEDVRRYLSDARELLGDDGDAYKKAIVDRYPAHIGPFIIDIANRSLFPVGS